One Punica granatum isolate Tunisia-2019 chromosome 3, ASM765513v2, whole genome shotgun sequence genomic window carries:
- the LOC116199215 gene encoding alkane hydroxylase MAH1-like, translated as MCARASYMDSMGLLVILFALICFIVLCHLASNSKGAPTDWPLVGMLPTLLNQVSRVHDWVTELLLHLGTGNFLFRGPWFCNMDMLITADPANIHYIMTTNFVNFPKGPEFKNIFDILGDGIFNVDHELWKEQRRVAMSFINHKSFHCFLVRTTKDKIQNGLIPILDHASREGLVVDLQDLFERYTFDSISKLVAGFDPECLSPDLPDVPFIRALDDAEEAIFFRHVMPGLLWKLQGWVGVGREKKLSEAWKCIDRIIGKYIEMKREKLRRGEESRQDEEDSDLLTSYMTMEKNKMSGAGSHEDKILRDTILSFIIAGRDTNTSSLTWFFWNLSNHPLVEIKIREEIRSLLTQGEDIFDTEEFNNNKKLVYLHGAICETLRLYPPIPLQHKSPAKPDKLPSGHNVQAHTRILWSLYAMGRMPSIWGKDCAEFKPERWISDNGTVRHEPSYKFVAFNAGPRTCLGKNFTFTQMKYVLATIIWNFHVRVEEDQDVRPRVSVILHMKHGLKARISRITNF; from the coding sequence ATGTGTGCCAGAGCTTCATACATGGACTCAATGGGGCTTTTGGTGATACTATTTGCCCTCATCTGCTTCATTGTCCTTTGCCATCTAGCAAGCAACAGCAAAGGGGCTCCGACAGACTGGCCGCTAGTTGGAATGTTACCGACCCTTCTGAACCAAGTCTCGCGGGTCCATGATTGGGTCACTGAGCTCCTGCTGCACCTTGGCACCGGCAACTTCCTCTTCCGAGGCCCATGGTTCTGTAACATGGATATGTTGATCACGGCGGACCCTGCTAACATCCACTATATCATGACCACAAACTTTGTGAACTTCCCAAAAGGGCCTGAGTTCAAAAATATCTTTGATATTTTGGGAGACGGTATCTTCAATGTGGACCATGAGCTGTGGAAGGAGCAGCGGCGGGTTGCTATGTCGTTTATAAATCACAAAAGTTTCCACTGTTTCTTGGTGAGGACTACTAAGGACAAGATCCAAAATGGTTTGATTCCTATACTGGATCACGCCTCTAGGGAAGGTCTAGTGGTGGATCTACAAGACTTGTTCGAGAGATACACATTCGACTCGATTTCTAAATTGGTCGCTGGATTTGATCCCGAGTGCCTTTCCCCTGATCTACCGGACGTTCCATTCATTAGGGCACTGGATGATGCTGAGGAAGCAATCTTCTTCCGCCATGTCATGCCAGGATTACTGTGGAAGCTGCAGGGGTGGGTAGGAGttggaagagaaaagaagttAAGTGAAGCTTGGAAGTGTATTGATCGGATCATCGGGAAGTACATTGAAATGAAGAGGGAGAAGCTAAGGAGAGGGGAGGAATCCAGACAAGACGAAGAGGATTCTGATTTGTTAACGTCATATATGACCATGGAAAAGAACAAGATGTCAGGTGCAGGCAGTCATGAGGACAAAATCTTGAGAGACACGATCTTAAGCTTCATTATTGCAGGAAGAGACACGAATACATCCTCACTTACTTGGTTCTTTTGGAACCTCTCGAACCACCCACTAGTGGAAATAAAGATCAGAGAAGAGATAAGGTCACTTTTAACACAAGGAGAAGATATATTCGATACTGAAGAGTTCAACAACAACAAGAAGCTGGTTTACTTGCACGGAGCAATCTGTGAAACCCTAAGGCTATACCCACCAATCCCGTTGCAGCACAAAAGTCCAGCAAAACCCGACAAGTTACCTAGCGGGCATAATGTGCAAGCACACACAAGGATTCTCTGGAGTCTCTATGCAATGGGGAGGATGCCCTCAATTTGGGGAAAGGACTGTGCAGAGTTCAAACCCGAGAGGTGGATCTCAGACAATGGTACAGTCAGACACGAACCATCTTACAAGTTTGTTGCCTTCAATGCGGGACCTAGGACTTGCCTTGGAAAGAACTTTACTTTCACGCAAATGAAGTATGTTTTGGCCACCATAATTTGGAACTTCCATGTTCGAGTCGAGGAAGATCAAGACGTGAGGCCTCGTGTTTCAGTTATTCTTCACATGAAGCATGGATTGAAGGCTCGAATCTCCAGGATAACCAAtttctaa
- the LOC116201602 gene encoding alkane hydroxylase MAH1-like, giving the protein MDLMGLLEILLALLCFIIVRHLRSNSHDLPTNWPLIGMLPALLSQVLRVHDWITEILAHNAICNFLFRGPWFCDMDMLITVDPANIHYIMSANFVNFPKGSEFKKIFDVLGDGIFNADYELWKDQRRVAVSLVNHREFHRFLARTSQDKIQNGLIPILDRASTEGLVVDLQDLFQRFTFDSICKLVTGFEPACLSSDYPEVPFAKALDEAEEAIFFRHVFPKFLWKLQRWIGIGEEKKLSEAWKCFDRIIGKYIEKKREELRKGEESTSKEESFDLLTSYMNMEKDDISGLDCNNDKFLRDTILNLVLAGRDTTTSALTWFFWNLSKHPSVEIKIREEINSLAMEEEEMLEGGECINKLVYLHGAICESLRLYPPVPFQHKSPIKPNVLPSGHSVKARSRILFSLYAMGRMPSIWGEDCSEFRPERWISDKGTIRHEPSYKFLTFNAGPRTCLGKEVAFIQMKTVLATIIRNFHVQVEEGQDVRPRASIILHMKHGLKARISRISGY; this is encoded by the coding sequence ATGGACTTAATGGGGCTCTTGGAGATATTATTGGCTCTTCTTTGCTTCATCATCGTTCGCCATCTCAGAAGCAACAGCCATGACCTTCCAACAAATTGGCCGCTCATTGGTATGTTGCCGGCCCTTCTGAGCCAAGTTCTGCGGGTGCATGATTGGATCACTGAGATCCTAGCGCACAATGCCATTTGCAACTTCCTCTTTCGAGGCCCGTGGTTCTGTGATATGGATATGTTGATAACGGTGGACCCTGCGAACATCCACTACATCATGAGTGCAAACTTTGTGAACTTCCCCAAGGGGTCCGAGTTCAAGAAGATCTTTGACGTTTTGGGAGATGGGATATTCAATGCGGACTATGAGCTGTGGAAGGACCAGCGGAGAGTTGCCGTGTCATTGGTAAATCACAGGGAGTTCCACCGGTTCTTGGCGAGGACTAGTCAGGACAAGATCCAAAATGGGCTGATTCCTATTCTTGATCGTGCCTCCACGGAAGGGCTTGTGGTGGATTTGCAAGATTTATTCCAAAGATTCACATTCGACTCAATTTGCAAGTTGGTTACTGGGTTTGAACCTGCGTGCCTTTCTAGTGATTACCCAGAAGTTCcatttgctaaggcattggatGAAGCCGAGGAAGCAATCTTCTTCCGTCATGTTTTCCCAAAATTCCTCTGGAAGCTACAAAGGTGGATAGGGAttggagaagaaaagaagTTGAGCGAAGCTTGGAAGTGCTTTGATCGAATCATAGGAAAATACATCGAGAAAAAGAGGGAGGAGCTAAGAAAAGGAGAGGAGTCGACATCAAAAGAAGAGAGTTTTGATTTGTTAACATCATATATGAATATGGAGAAGGATGATATATCGGGTCTAGACTGTAACAACGACAAGTTCTTGAGAGACACGATCTTGAACCTCGTGCTTGCAGGGAGAGACACGACTACTTCGGCACTTACTTGGTTCTTTTGGAACCTCTCGAAGCACCCATCGGTCGAAATCAAAATCAGAGAAGAAATTAATTCActtgcaatggaagaagaagaaatgctCGAGGGTGGAGAATGCATCAACAAGCTGGTTTACTTGCATGGAGCGATCTGCGAGTCTCTGAGGCTGTACCCACCAGTTCCATTCCAGCACAAAAGTCCAATAAAACCCAACGTGCTGCCTAGCGGGCACAGTGTGAAAGCCCGCTCGAGGATTCTGTTCAGTCTCTATGCGATGGGAAGGATGCCCTCAATCTGGGGGGAAGATTGCTCAGAGTTTAGACCTGAGAGGTGGATCTCAGATAAAGGAACAATCAGACACGAACCATCTTACAAGTTCCTCACCTTCAATGCAGGACCTAGGACTTGTCTTGGGAAGGAAGTCGCCTTCATACAAATGAAGACTGTTTTGGCCACCATAATCCGGAACTTCCATGTTCAGGTTGAGGAAGGTCAGGACGTCAGGCCCCGTGCTTCCATTATTCTTCACATGAAGCATGGGTTAAAGGCTCGGATCTCCAGGATATCCGGAtactaa